In Candidatus Sericytochromatia bacterium, one DNA window encodes the following:
- a CDS encoding SRPBCC family protein, giving the protein MATFRKTLLLTLGLLLQGGLYPLPGLANPPDPKAMLTTPPTPHQEESLGKGEIVVHLVNRHPIYHLDVYGLIDAPFPAVWEAVTSYDHYHQFLPLVVESGIRKKSRDNTWQFVRMQPPWPLHDHWMVNINVEQRHKGVVSWTMADGNLRFERGYWQMAPQGQDRTRLQYHLTVDPWLDIVPGWLIEFATRSVLPDVIKGVRARVKTVAAQRPRG; this is encoded by the coding sequence ATGGCGACTTTCCGCAAGACGCTTCTTCTCACGCTTGGCCTTCTGTTACAGGGGGGCCTGTATCCCCTGCCGGGCCTCGCCAATCCGCCCGACCCCAAGGCCATGCTGACCACGCCCCCGACCCCCCATCAGGAGGAATCGTTGGGCAAGGGCGAGATTGTGGTTCACCTGGTCAATCGACATCCGATCTACCATCTGGACGTGTACGGCCTGATCGACGCCCCTTTCCCCGCCGTCTGGGAAGCCGTGACCAGCTACGACCATTACCATCAATTCTTGCCCTTGGTGGTGGAATCCGGCATTCGCAAGAAAAGCCGCGACAACACCTGGCAATTTGTTCGCATGCAGCCGCCGTGGCCGCTCCACGATCACTGGATGGTGAACATCAACGTTGAACAGCGCCACAAGGGCGTGGTCAGCTGGACCATGGCCGATGGCAACCTGCGCTTCGAACGGGGTTACTGGCAGATGGCACCGCAGGGGCAAGACCGCACCCGCCTTCAATACCATCTCACCGTGGACCCCTGGCTGGACATCGTGCCTGGCTGGCTGATCGAGTTCGCCACCCGCAGCGTCCTGCCAGACGTGATCAAGGGGGTCCGCGCCCGGGTCAAGACCGTCGCCGCCCAACGCCCTCGCGGCTGA
- the trmL gene encoding tRNA (uridine(34)/cytosine(34)/5-carboxymethylaminomethyluridine(34)-2'-O)-methyltransferase TrmL, with amino-acid sequence MLNIVLVEPEIPPNTGNVSRLCAGIDANLHLVGPLGFSLSDKHLKRAGLDYWEHVKLHRHDDLTTLQRQFPQGRFVYTSAHGQRLHTDWHYEPGDFLVFGRETSGLPASLLQQNPDSVVRIPHWGPVRSLNLSNAVAVVAYEAMRQLQTRGCIPPPIPRAPDQPPS; translated from the coding sequence ATGCTCAACATCGTGCTTGTGGAACCAGAAATTCCGCCCAACACGGGCAACGTTTCCCGACTCTGCGCGGGCATCGATGCCAACCTCCACCTGGTCGGCCCGCTCGGATTCTCACTGTCCGACAAGCATCTCAAGCGGGCAGGCCTCGACTACTGGGAGCACGTCAAGCTTCATCGGCATGACGATCTGACGACGTTACAACGCCAATTTCCGCAGGGACGTTTCGTTTACACCAGCGCACACGGCCAACGCCTCCACACCGACTGGCATTACGAACCTGGGGATTTCCTGGTCTTTGGACGCGAAACCAGTGGTCTGCCGGCCAGCCTGTTACAGCAGAATCCGGATTCGGTGGTGCGGATTCCCCACTGGGGACCGGTCCGGAGCCTGAACCTCTCCAACGCGGTGGCCGTGGTCGCTTACGAAGCCATGCGCCAGTTGCAGACGCGGGGCTGCATCCCTCCCCCGATTCCGCGCGCACCAGACCAGCCCCCCTCGTGA